In one window of Hevea brasiliensis isolate MT/VB/25A 57/8 chromosome 10, ASM3005281v1, whole genome shotgun sequence DNA:
- the LOC110639133 gene encoding uncharacterized protein LOC110639133 isoform X2 codes for MLVLLLISVSLLLIPLLFFFFLLTGDGDFTLMSKRHVKREEIEDKVVWITGASRGIGESLAKQLASLGAKLILSARDEAALERVKKQLTGKYAPDEVKILPLDLASGEDSLREAVEKAESFFSGAGVDYMIHNAAYERPKTTALDVTEDSLKATFNINVLGTISLTRLLAPFMLKQGTGHFVVMSSAAGKVPAPGQAVYSASKFALNGYFHSLHSELCQKGIKVTIVCPGPIETSHGYGATISARKGSENHVSSERCAELTIIAATHGLKEAWISHQPVLTVMYLVQYMPTIGYWLMDKIGGKRVEVAAQKGNTYSWSLLFGNKKA; via the exons ATGCTGGTGCTGCTCCTCATTTCTGTCTCTCTCCTCCTTATTCctttgctcttcttcttcttcctcctcacTGGCGATG GGGACTTCACGTTGATGTCCAAGAGGCATGTAAAGCGGGAAGAAATCGAGGATAAA gTTGTTTGGATTACTGGAGCTAGCCGTGGAATTG GTGAGAGTCTTGCTAAACAATTGGCAAGTTTAGGTGCCAAACTTATTCTTTCTGCTCGGGATGAAGCTGCATTGGAGCGAGTTAAGAAGCAACTTACAG GCAAGTATGCACCTGATGAAGTGAAGATTTTACCTTTGGATTTGGCATCTGGCGAAGATTCTCTTAGAGAGGCAGTGGAAAAAGCAGAGtcctttttctcaggagctggtGTTGATTATATGATCCATAATGCAGCCTATGAGCGCCCT AAAACAACAGCTCTGGATGTAACTGAGGACAGTCTCAAG GCTACATTCAACATTAATGTTCTGGGGACAATATCTCTTACACGGCTACTGGCACCTTTCATGCTGAAGCAAGGGACAGGCCATTTTGTTGTG ATGAGCAGTGCTGCTGGCAAGGTACCTGCTCCAGGACAGGCTGTATACTCTGCTTCTAAATTCGCTCTAAATGGGTATTTTCATTCCTTGCATTCTGAG CTCTGCCAAAAAGGGATTAAGGTAACCATTGTTTGTCCTGGGCCAATAGAAACATCACATGGCTATGGAGCTACAATCTCAGCAAGGAAGGGTTCTGAG AATCATGTGTCGTCAGAAAGGTGTGCAGAATTGACAATTATTGCAGCCACCCATGGTTTAAAGGAGGCTTGGATATCACATCAG ccagtaCTTACTGTGATGTATCTAGTGCAATACATGCCAACCATTGGCTACTGGCTCATGGATAAG ATTGGAGGAAAGCGAGTTGAAGTAGCTGCACAGAAAGGCAACACATACTCATGGAGCTTATTGTTTGGAAACAAAAAGGCCTGA
- the LOC110639133 gene encoding uncharacterized protein LOC110639133 isoform X5: MVVWITGASRGIGESLAKQLASLGAKLILSARDEAALERVKKQLTGKYAPDEVKILPLDLASGEDSLREAVEKAESFFSGAGVDYMIHNAAYERPKTTALDVTEDSLKATFNINVLGTISLTRLLAPFMLKQGTGHFVVMSSAAGKVPAPGQAVYSASKFALNGYFHSLHSELCQKGIKVTIVCPGPIETSHGYGATISARKGSENHVSSERCAELTIIAATHGLKEAWISHQPVLTVMYLVQYMPTIGYWLMDKIGGKRVEVAAQKGNTYSWSLLFGNKKA; the protein is encoded by the exons ATG gTTGTTTGGATTACTGGAGCTAGCCGTGGAATTG GTGAGAGTCTTGCTAAACAATTGGCAAGTTTAGGTGCCAAACTTATTCTTTCTGCTCGGGATGAAGCTGCATTGGAGCGAGTTAAGAAGCAACTTACAG GCAAGTATGCACCTGATGAAGTGAAGATTTTACCTTTGGATTTGGCATCTGGCGAAGATTCTCTTAGAGAGGCAGTGGAAAAAGCAGAGtcctttttctcaggagctggtGTTGATTATATGATCCATAATGCAGCCTATGAGCGCCCT AAAACAACAGCTCTGGATGTAACTGAGGACAGTCTCAAG GCTACATTCAACATTAATGTTCTGGGGACAATATCTCTTACACGGCTACTGGCACCTTTCATGCTGAAGCAAGGGACAGGCCATTTTGTTGTG ATGAGCAGTGCTGCTGGCAAGGTACCTGCTCCAGGACAGGCTGTATACTCTGCTTCTAAATTCGCTCTAAATGGGTATTTTCATTCCTTGCATTCTGAG CTCTGCCAAAAAGGGATTAAGGTAACCATTGTTTGTCCTGGGCCAATAGAAACATCACATGGCTATGGAGCTACAATCTCAGCAAGGAAGGGTTCTGAG AATCATGTGTCGTCAGAAAGGTGTGCAGAATTGACAATTATTGCAGCCACCCATGGTTTAAAGGAGGCTTGGATATCACATCAG ccagtaCTTACTGTGATGTATCTAGTGCAATACATGCCAACCATTGGCTACTGGCTCATGGATAAG ATTGGAGGAAAGCGAGTTGAAGTAGCTGCACAGAAAGGCAACACATACTCATGGAGCTTATTGTTTGGAAACAAAAAGGCCTGA
- the LOC110639084 gene encoding endoribonuclease Dicer homolog 2 isoform X6, with the protein MMVLVMTPQILLDGLRHSFIKLDLIKVLIFDECHHASGKHPYACILTEFYHRQLSFGNCNLPRIFGMTASPIKSKGAKSEPTYWPKITELENMMHSKVYTCVSESVLAKFIPFSTPKFKFYEHTGVPNAVHVSLAEKLKILKAKYECHLKQSDLIDSAVESTSKKISKMHSTLMYCLDELGVWPAFKAAEVLSCPKSNFLSRGKSDAFGENIVKEFNLEASQTFDNCIRTGPKWSIGVNAKDDVDAGLLTTKIFCLVDSLLEYRDLNDIRCIVFVERVITAIVLQSLLSELLPRYNGWKSKYIAGNGSGLQTQTQKVHKETVEEFRKGKVNIIVATSILEEGLDVQSCNLVVRFDPSATISSFIQSRGRARMHNSDYLLMVKRGDLSTCSRLENYLSSGDIMRKESLRHAFVPCSPPKSELYDDDFYCVESTEAIVTLASSVSLINIYCFCLPSDRYFKPAPRCVIDEEREICTLLLPKSCPIETICVQGNIKTLKQKACLEACKQLHKIGALTDNLVPDCVEEEAVVKEVGNVPYDDEQPMYYPPELVSQGSKESKGTYYFYLIELNQNFDSDIPVHNIILLMRSELESNILSLDFDFELDRGRLTVKLKYIGEIDLTPEMVLICRKFLIALFKVLVDRNLNELEEILNGLQLSNDPEIDYLLLPSMGSCQKPSIDWNSIISILFSHENAWKYHVNSPLKDCTRTMWTKNGQVCKCMLQNSLVYTPHNGEVYCIEGISDHLDGRSLLKLKNGDYTSYKEYYKDKYDIELLFDQELLLRGRHIFPLHYYLLRCRQHKGKDSQNAYVELPPELCCIKMSPISISTFYSFTFVPSIMHRIESLLIAVNLKKMHLDHCTQNVVIPTIKVLEAITTKKCQEKFHLESLETLGDSFLKYAASQLLFKTYQKHHEGFLSIKKDKLISNDTLCKLGCDCKLPGFIRNESFDPKNWMVPGDASGNYSLREDFISNARSLYITRRRKLKKKKVADVVEALVGAYLSAGGEIAALLFLNWIGIKVDFFNTPYEPQFQVKPEDHIEIRHLESLLNYSFRDPSLLLEALTHGSYMLPEIPRCYQRLEFLGDAVLDYLITEYLYGKYPEISPGLLTEMRSASVNNDCYARSAVREGLHKHILYTSQKLDKDIGFAVKCCENYSSESTFGWESEISFPKVLGDVMESLAGAIFVDSGYNKDVVFRSIRPLLEPLVTLETLRLNPTKELNELCQIKHFKKKNPFVPLNNGMSSVTVEVKANGVKFKHTSTAANKKTAEKLASKEVLRVLKEKFNI; encoded by the exons GTGTATACCTGTGTTAGTGAATCTGTGCTCGCCAAgtttataccattttcaactccaaagtttaaattttatgagcacaCGGGCGTCCCAAATGCTGTACATGTGAGTTTAGCTgaaaaattgaagattttgaAAGCAAAG TATGAGTGCCACTTGAAGCAATCGGATCTCATTGATTCGGCGGTGGAATCTACAAGCAAGAAAATATCAAAAATGCATTCTACGTTGATGTATTGTTTGGATGAACTTGGTGTTTGGCCGGCTTTTAAG GCTGCAGAGGTCTTATCGTGCCCTAAAAGCAACTTTCTTTCACGGGGTAAATCGGATGCATTTGGCGAGAATATTGTTAAAGAGTTCAATTTGGAAGCCTCACAGACATTTGATAATTGCATTAGAACTG GTCCAAAATGGTCTATTGGTGTTAATGCTAAGGATGATGTAGATGCAGGGCTTTTAACTACAAAAATCTTTTGCCTCGTTGATTCACTTCTTGAATACAG AGATTTAAACGACATACGATGTATAGTGTTTGTGGAAAGGGTCATCACAGCCATTGTACTTCAATCTCTTCTGAGTGAGCTGCTTCCAAGATATAATGGCTGGAAGAGTAAATATATTGCAGGAAATGGCTCAGGGTTGCAAACCCAGACACAGAAAGTACATAAAGAAACTGTGGAAGAATTTCGTAAAGGCAAG GTGAATATAATTGTTGCGACATCAATTCTGGAGGAAGGTTTAGATGTTCAAAGCTGCAACTTGGTAgttagatttgatccttcagctaCCATTAGCAGTTTCATACAGTCACGAGGTCGTGCTAGGATGCATAATTCAGACTATTTGTTAATGGTGAAGAG AGGGGATCTTTCTACATGTTCTCGTCTAGAGAACTATCTTTCTAGTGGAGATATAATGAGAAAGGAGTCCTTACGCCATGCTTTTGTTCCTTGTTCACCTCCTAAGAGTGAATTATACGATGATGATTTTTATTGTGTTGAAAGCACTGAAGCAATTGTGACTCTGGCCTCTAGTGTCAGTTTGATAAACATCTATTGCTTTTGTCTCCCTTCTGATCG GTATTTTAAACCTGCACCAAGGTGTGTTATAGATGAGGAGAGGGAGATTTGCACATTGCTTCTACCAAAGAGCTGTCCCATAGAGACTATCTGTGTACAAGGAAACATTAAAACTTTGAAGCAGAAGGCTTGCCTTGAAGCATGCAAGCAACTTCACAAGATTGGTGCATTAACTGATAATCTTGTTCCTGATTGTGTGGAGGAAGAAGCTGTTGTTAAAGAAGTTG GGAATGTTCCTTATGATGATGAACAACCTATGTACTACCCACCTGAGCTAGTCAGCCAAGGTTCAAAGGAGTCAAAAGGAACGTACTACTTCTACTTAATTGAATTAAACCAGAATTTTGATTCTGACATTCCTGTACATAATATTATACTTCTCATGCGGAGTGAGCTGGAATCAAATATCTTAAGTCTGGATTTTGACTTTGAACTTGATAGAGGACGATTAACTGTGAAATTAAAGTATATTGGAGAAATTGATCTTACTCCAGAGATG GTCCTTATATGTAGGAAGTTTTTGATTGCTCTTTTCAAAGTTCTTGTGGATCGTAATTTAAATGAATTAGAGGAGATTTTAAATGGATTGCAGCTGAGTAATGATCCCGAGATTGATTATTTACTTCTTCCATCCATGGGCTCATGTCAGAAACCTTCCATTGACTGGAATTCCATTATCTCTATACTGTTCTCACATGAAAATGCATGGAAGTATCATGTGAATTCTCCTCTGAAGGACTGTACACGTACTATGTGGACAAAAAATGGTCAGGTATGCAAATGCATGCTACAGAATTctttggtctacacaccacataATGGAGAAGTCTATTGCATTGAAGGCATatctgatcatttggatggaaggTCACTTTTGAAGTTGAAGAATGGAGATTACACAAGTTATAAGGAGTATTACAAAGATAA GTATGACATCGAACTGCTATTTGATCAAGAATTACTTCTTAGAGGACGGCATATTTTTCCCTTGCATTATTACCTTCTTAGATGCAGACAACACAAGGGAAAAG ATTCACAAAATGCATATGTTGAGTTGCCCCCTGAACTTTGTTGCATTAAAATGTCACCTATATCCATAAGTACTTTCTATTCTTTTACATTTGTTCCATCAATCATGCATCGAATTGAGTCTTTGCTCATTGCTGTCAACTTGAAGAAGATGCATTTGGATCACTGCACACAAAATGTCGTTATTCCAACCATCAAG GTTTTGGAAGCAATTACCACAAAAAAGTGCCAAGAGAAATTTCATTTGGAATCACTAGAGACTCTTGGGGATTCTTTTCTTAAATATGCTGCTAGTCAGCTGCTATTCAAAACATACCAAAAACATCATGAGGGCTTCCTCAGCATTAAGAAGGACAAACTTATTAGTAATGACACACTTTGCAAATTAGGATGTGACTGCAAACTGCCG GGATTCATCCGCAATGAGTCTTTTGATCCAAAAAACTGGATGGTTCCTGGTGATGCTTCTGGAAATTATTCATTACGGGAGGATTTTATCTCCAATGCAAGGAGTCTATACATaacaagaagaagaaaattaaagaaaaagaaagttgCTGATGTTGTTGAGGCACTTGTTGGTGCTTACCTCAGTGCAGGTGGTGAAATTGCTGCCTTATTATTTCTGAATTGGATTGGTATAAAGGTAGATTTTTTTAATACACCGTATGAGCCACAATTCCAAGTGAAACCAGAGGACCACATTGAGATCCGCCACTTAGAGTCTCTATTGAACTACTCTTTTAGGGATCCTTCTCTGTTATTGGAAGCACTTACTCATGGTTCTTACATGCTTCCTGAGATTCCAAGATGTTATCAG CGGCTGGAATTTCTTGGAGATGCAGTGTTAGATTACCTTATCACAGAGTATTTGTATGGCAAGTATCCTGAGATATCGCCAGGACTATTAACTGAAATGAGATCTGCTTCAGTGAACAATGACTGCTATGCAAGATCTGCAGTTAGGGAAGGACTGCATAAGCATATTCTCTACACATCTCAAAAGCTTGACAAGGATATTGGCTTTGCAGTCAAATGTTGTGAGAATTATTCTTCAGAATCAACTTTTGGATGGGAATCTGAGATATCTTTTCCCAAG GTTCTTGGAGATGTGATGGAGTCTTTGGCAGGAGCTATTTTTGTTGATTCTGGATACAACAAAGATGTGGTCTTTAGGAGCATAAGGCCACTTTTGGAGCCTTTGGTTACTTTGGAGACACTTAGATTAAATCCTACGAAAGAGCTTAACGAATTATGTCAAATAAaacattttaaaaagaaaaacccCTTTGTTCCTCTCAACAATGGCATGTCTTCTGTCACTGTTGAGGTTAAAGCTAATGGGGTAAAATTTAAACACACATCTACAGCTGCAAACAAGAAGACAGCTGAAAAATTAGCTTCTAAAGAGGTTTTGAGGGTCTTGAAGGAAAAATTTAACATctag
- the LOC110639133 gene encoding uncharacterized protein LOC110639133 isoform X4, with amino-acid sequence MVVWITGASRGIGESLAKQLASLGAKLILSARDEAALERVKKQLTGKYAPDEVKILPLDLASGEDSLREAVEKAESFFSGAGVDYMIHNAAYERPKTTALDVTEDSLKATFNINVLGTISLTRLLAPFMLKQGTGHFVVMSSAAGKVPAPGQAVYSASKFALNGYFHSLHSELCQKGIKVTIVCPGPIETSHGYGATISARKGSEVKRNHVSSERCAELTIIAATHGLKEAWISHQPVLTVMYLVQYMPTIGYWLMDKIGGKRVEVAAQKGNTYSWSLLFGNKKA; translated from the exons ATG gTTGTTTGGATTACTGGAGCTAGCCGTGGAATTG GTGAGAGTCTTGCTAAACAATTGGCAAGTTTAGGTGCCAAACTTATTCTTTCTGCTCGGGATGAAGCTGCATTGGAGCGAGTTAAGAAGCAACTTACAG GCAAGTATGCACCTGATGAAGTGAAGATTTTACCTTTGGATTTGGCATCTGGCGAAGATTCTCTTAGAGAGGCAGTGGAAAAAGCAGAGtcctttttctcaggagctggtGTTGATTATATGATCCATAATGCAGCCTATGAGCGCCCT AAAACAACAGCTCTGGATGTAACTGAGGACAGTCTCAAG GCTACATTCAACATTAATGTTCTGGGGACAATATCTCTTACACGGCTACTGGCACCTTTCATGCTGAAGCAAGGGACAGGCCATTTTGTTGTG ATGAGCAGTGCTGCTGGCAAGGTACCTGCTCCAGGACAGGCTGTATACTCTGCTTCTAAATTCGCTCTAAATGGGTATTTTCATTCCTTGCATTCTGAG CTCTGCCAAAAAGGGATTAAGGTAACCATTGTTTGTCCTGGGCCAATAGAAACATCACATGGCTATGGAGCTACAATCTCAGCAAGGAAGGGTTCTGAGGTGAAACGT AATCATGTGTCGTCAGAAAGGTGTGCAGAATTGACAATTATTGCAGCCACCCATGGTTTAAAGGAGGCTTGGATATCACATCAG ccagtaCTTACTGTGATGTATCTAGTGCAATACATGCCAACCATTGGCTACTGGCTCATGGATAAG ATTGGAGGAAAGCGAGTTGAAGTAGCTGCACAGAAAGGCAACACATACTCATGGAGCTTATTGTTTGGAAACAAAAAGGCCTGA
- the LOC110639133 gene encoding uncharacterized protein LOC110639133 isoform X3, with protein MLVLLLISVSLLLIPLLFFFFLLTGDGESLAKQLASLGAKLILSARDEAALERVKKQLTGKYAPDEVKILPLDLASGEDSLREAVEKAESFFSGAGVDYMIHNAAYERPKTTALDVTEDSLKATFNINVLGTISLTRLLAPFMLKQGTGHFVVMSSAAGKVPAPGQAVYSASKFALNGYFHSLHSELCQKGIKVTIVCPGPIETSHGYGATISARKGSEVKRNHVSSERCAELTIIAATHGLKEAWISHQPVLTVMYLVQYMPTIGYWLMDKIGGKRVEVAAQKGNTYSWSLLFGNKKA; from the exons ATGCTGGTGCTGCTCCTCATTTCTGTCTCTCTCCTCCTTATTCctttgctcttcttcttcttcctcctcacTGGCGATG GTGAGAGTCTTGCTAAACAATTGGCAAGTTTAGGTGCCAAACTTATTCTTTCTGCTCGGGATGAAGCTGCATTGGAGCGAGTTAAGAAGCAACTTACAG GCAAGTATGCACCTGATGAAGTGAAGATTTTACCTTTGGATTTGGCATCTGGCGAAGATTCTCTTAGAGAGGCAGTGGAAAAAGCAGAGtcctttttctcaggagctggtGTTGATTATATGATCCATAATGCAGCCTATGAGCGCCCT AAAACAACAGCTCTGGATGTAACTGAGGACAGTCTCAAG GCTACATTCAACATTAATGTTCTGGGGACAATATCTCTTACACGGCTACTGGCACCTTTCATGCTGAAGCAAGGGACAGGCCATTTTGTTGTG ATGAGCAGTGCTGCTGGCAAGGTACCTGCTCCAGGACAGGCTGTATACTCTGCTTCTAAATTCGCTCTAAATGGGTATTTTCATTCCTTGCATTCTGAG CTCTGCCAAAAAGGGATTAAGGTAACCATTGTTTGTCCTGGGCCAATAGAAACATCACATGGCTATGGAGCTACAATCTCAGCAAGGAAGGGTTCTGAGGTGAAACGT AATCATGTGTCGTCAGAAAGGTGTGCAGAATTGACAATTATTGCAGCCACCCATGGTTTAAAGGAGGCTTGGATATCACATCAG ccagtaCTTACTGTGATGTATCTAGTGCAATACATGCCAACCATTGGCTACTGGCTCATGGATAAG ATTGGAGGAAAGCGAGTTGAAGTAGCTGCACAGAAAGGCAACACATACTCATGGAGCTTATTGTTTGGAAACAAAAAGGCCTGA
- the LOC110639133 gene encoding uncharacterized protein LOC110639133 isoform X1 encodes MLVLLLISVSLLLIPLLFFFFLLTGDGDFTLMSKRHVKREEIEDKVVWITGASRGIGESLAKQLASLGAKLILSARDEAALERVKKQLTGKYAPDEVKILPLDLASGEDSLREAVEKAESFFSGAGVDYMIHNAAYERPKTTALDVTEDSLKATFNINVLGTISLTRLLAPFMLKQGTGHFVVMSSAAGKVPAPGQAVYSASKFALNGYFHSLHSELCQKGIKVTIVCPGPIETSHGYGATISARKGSEVKRNHVSSERCAELTIIAATHGLKEAWISHQPVLTVMYLVQYMPTIGYWLMDKIGGKRVEVAAQKGNTYSWSLLFGNKKA; translated from the exons ATGCTGGTGCTGCTCCTCATTTCTGTCTCTCTCCTCCTTATTCctttgctcttcttcttcttcctcctcacTGGCGATG GGGACTTCACGTTGATGTCCAAGAGGCATGTAAAGCGGGAAGAAATCGAGGATAAA gTTGTTTGGATTACTGGAGCTAGCCGTGGAATTG GTGAGAGTCTTGCTAAACAATTGGCAAGTTTAGGTGCCAAACTTATTCTTTCTGCTCGGGATGAAGCTGCATTGGAGCGAGTTAAGAAGCAACTTACAG GCAAGTATGCACCTGATGAAGTGAAGATTTTACCTTTGGATTTGGCATCTGGCGAAGATTCTCTTAGAGAGGCAGTGGAAAAAGCAGAGtcctttttctcaggagctggtGTTGATTATATGATCCATAATGCAGCCTATGAGCGCCCT AAAACAACAGCTCTGGATGTAACTGAGGACAGTCTCAAG GCTACATTCAACATTAATGTTCTGGGGACAATATCTCTTACACGGCTACTGGCACCTTTCATGCTGAAGCAAGGGACAGGCCATTTTGTTGTG ATGAGCAGTGCTGCTGGCAAGGTACCTGCTCCAGGACAGGCTGTATACTCTGCTTCTAAATTCGCTCTAAATGGGTATTTTCATTCCTTGCATTCTGAG CTCTGCCAAAAAGGGATTAAGGTAACCATTGTTTGTCCTGGGCCAATAGAAACATCACATGGCTATGGAGCTACAATCTCAGCAAGGAAGGGTTCTGAGGTGAAACGT AATCATGTGTCGTCAGAAAGGTGTGCAGAATTGACAATTATTGCAGCCACCCATGGTTTAAAGGAGGCTTGGATATCACATCAG ccagtaCTTACTGTGATGTATCTAGTGCAATACATGCCAACCATTGGCTACTGGCTCATGGATAAG ATTGGAGGAAAGCGAGTTGAAGTAGCTGCACAGAAAGGCAACACATACTCATGGAGCTTATTGTTTGGAAACAAAAAGGCCTGA